From Haliaeetus albicilla chromosome 31, bHalAlb1.1, whole genome shotgun sequence, one genomic window encodes:
- the LOC138683162 gene encoding apolipoprotein E-like, protein MKFWVVLVAATLLAGCGAELPPPEAAPPPGSRIWGYLGVLGEAAENATARLRGVPLVQKLQVLARELGSQASALSERLRAEAWEARSRAWEYGSEARSALEQSWGELKNRGAAYGRKLRKRLNRDGEELRRRWDAYSQAIGDGVASLRRSWRGGEGVSGDPGAPPVAES, encoded by the exons ATGAAGTTCTGGGTCGTGCTGGTGGCAGCGACGCTGCTGGCGG GTTGTGGGGCggagctgcccccccccgaggccgccccccccccgggcagccGGATTTGGGGGtacctgggggtgctgggggaggcggCCGAGAACGCGACGGCGCGGCTGCGGGGGGTCCCCCTCGTCCAGAAGCTGCA GGTCCTGGCCCGGGAACTGGGAAGCCAAGCGAGCGCcctgagcgagcggctgcgggCGGAAGCGTGGGAAGCGCGGAGCCGGGCGTGGGAATACGGGTCGGAAGCGCGGTCGGCGTTGGAGCAGAGTTGGGGGGAATTAAAAAACCGGGGGGCCGCCTACGGGCGAAAACTGCGGAAACGCCTCAACCGGGACGGCGAGGAGCTGCGGCGGCGGTGGGACGCCTATAGCCAAGCTATAGGGGACGGGGTGGCCAGCCTGAGGCGGAGctggcggggcggggagggggttTCGGGGGACCCCGGCGCACCCCCAGTTGCGGAAAGTTGA
- the APOC2 gene encoding apolipoprotein C-II, translated as MAAALLLLLLLCSAATAAPTLLLTPPGPLMQLPTASAGYLGQVGSVAGDLLEWLSLPSAQEKIRNTYRTGRAAVMTYTGILTDQLYHWWQGEE; from the exons ATGGCGGCGGCgcttctgctcctcctgctgctctgctcgg CTGCCACCGCTGCCCCCACCCTGCTCCtcaccccccccggccccctcaTGCAACTCCCCACCGCCTCCGCCGGCTACTTGGGGCAAGTGGGTTCGGTGGCCGGTGACCTCCTGGAATGGCTCAGCCTTCCCTCGGCCCAAGAGAAGATCCG GAACACCTACAGGACGGGGAGGGCGGCGGTCATGACCTACACCGGCATCCTCACCGACCAGCTCTACCACTGGTGGCAAGGGGAGGAGTGA